The Pongo abelii isolate AG06213 chromosome 11, NHGRI_mPonAbe1-v2.0_pri, whole genome shotgun sequence genome includes a window with the following:
- the CCDC150 gene encoding coiled-coil domain-containing protein 150 isoform X28 — protein MPLRKRKSPERPASSKSPEISRSHVNSIKERTSSVGLPSVIPNSTRRVSFAPNLPSMKTSQDIGDSRISLKTLLNAIKTMEGRLEGKIEILASRPLINDESPNFLKRDSVKSILERSKEELSRTVKCRNAALKESQKLKEDLEAVEDRENKKVGNFQRQLAEAKEDNCKVTIMLENVLASHSKMQGALEKVQIELGRRDSEIAGLKKERDLNQQRVQKLEAEVDQWQARMLVMEDQHNSEIESLQKALDVAREDNRKLAMSLEQALQTNYHLQTKLDHIQEQLESKELERQNLETFKDRMTEESKVEAELHAERIEALRKQFQTERETAKKVAQREVAEQIEKELKQMELIKDQYQKKNYEQSLSIQRFVCEMTNLQKEMQMLAKSQYDASVRNKQQELHLEAERKIRLELENRCQELEETIRHLKKCKEATENKLKEASVESEQITANLEEAHRWFKHRFDGLQLELTKNRLQRPSGEDRWQEKDQDVKHDVMSNQSVLHRWEKKQNLRPMPKKYHSEVQRK, from the exons ATGCCTctaagaaaaaggaaatctcCAGAGCGGCCTGCATCTTCAAAATCCCCCGAAATCTCTAGGTCCCACGTAAACAGTATAAAGGAAAGAACGTCATCAGTTGGTTTGCCTAGTGTTATTCCAAACTCTACACGCCGTGTGAGCTTTGCACCTAACCTGCCTTCTATGAAAACATCTCAGGATATTGGAGACTCTAGGATCTCTCTAAAGACTCTGTTGAATGCTATTAAAACCATGGAGGGAAGACTGGAAGGCAAAATAGAGATTCTAGCCTCAAGACCTTTAATAAATGATGAATCACCAAATTTTCTTAAACGGGACTCG GTGAAATCTATTCTTGAAAGAAGTAAAGAGGAGCTGTCCCGAACAGTGAAGTGTCGTAATGCGGCCCTGAAAGAGAGTCAGAAGTTGAAAGAAGACCTCGAGGCTGTGGAGGACAGGGAAAACAAGAAG GTGGGAAACTTTCAGCGACAACTGGCAGAAGCTAAAGAAGACAACTGCAAAGTCACAATTATGTTGGAGAATGTGCTGGCTTCTCACAGTAAGATGCAAGGTGCTCTGGAGAAAGTACAAATAGAGCTTGGGCGGAGGGATTCAGAGATTGCAGGCCTCAAGAAAGAAAG GGATCTCAATCAACAGAGGGTGCAGAAGCTGGAAGCTGAAGTGGACCAGTGGCAGGCCAGGATGCTTGTCATGGAGGACCAGCACAACAGTGAG ATTGAATCTCTACAAAAAGCTCTAGATGTAGCTAGAGAAGACAACAGGAAACTTGCTATGAGTCTGGAGCAAGCTCTCCAGACAaattatcatctgcaaacaaagctAGATCACATTCAAGAGCAATTGGAAAGCAAAGAACTTGAGCGACAGAATTTGGAAACCTTCAA AGACCGGATGACTGAAGAGTCCAAAGTGGAAGCAGAATTGCATGCTGAACGCATAGAAGCTCTAAGAAAGCAGTTTCAAACCGAGAGAGAAACTGCAAAGAAAGTGGCACAACGGGAAGTGGCTGAG caaatagaaaaagaattgaAGCAAATGGAGCTAATTAAGGatcaatatcagaaaaaaaactaTGAACAG TCTTTGAGTATCCAGAGATTTGTGTGTGAAATGACTAACCTGCAGAAAGAGATGCAGATGTTGGCCAAGAGCCAATATGATGCCTCAGTGCGGAATAAACAGCAAGAGCTGCACCTAGAAGCAGAGCGGAAAATAAGGCTGGAGCTAGAGAATCGGTGCCAG GAATTGGAAGAAACTATCAGACACCTGAAGAAATGTAAAGAGGCAACAGAGAATAAGCTGAAAGAAGCCAGTGTGGAATCAGAACAG ATAACAGCTAATCTGGAAGAAGCTCATCGCTGGTTTAAGCACAGGTTTGATGGTCTACAACTTGAGCTGACAAAAAACCGGTTGCAGAGGCCTTCTGGGGAAGACAGGTGGCAGGAAAAG GACCAAGATGTAAAACATGATGTCATGTCCAACCAATCTGTTCTGCATCGATGGGAGAAAAAACAGAATCTTAGGCCCATGCCCAAGAAGTATCATTCTGAGGTACAGAGGAAGTGA